A stretch of Telopea speciosissima isolate NSW1024214 ecotype Mountain lineage chromosome 11, Tspe_v1, whole genome shotgun sequence DNA encodes these proteins:
- the LOC122646463 gene encoding inositol transporter 4-like, giving the protein MGEGAVHKAEGTEYMECLTTTWKQPFIMRLALSAGIGGLLFGYDTGVISGALLYIRDDFPTVDKKTVLQEVIVSMAVAGAIFGAAIGGWMNDRFGRKMSILGADILFFIGAIVMAFAPGPGVIIVGRIFVGLGVGMASMTAPLYISEASPARIRGALVSMNGLLITGGQFLSYLINLAFTRVDGTWRWMLGVAGLPALVQFVLMLSLPESPRWLYRKNKKEEAIDILRKLYPEDEVDNEVEALRASIENEIAQESSIGDGNLFSKIGQAWGNVVVRRGLIAGVGLQVAQQFVGINSVMYYSPTIVQLAGYASNKTALALSLITSGLNAVGTIISIFFVDRTGRRKLLLLSLFGIIFWLLVLFAVFNLAATHAPTVNKLDSTTKFGANSTCPNYLTASDASTWNCMTCLKGSTDCAFCASGGNHLQPGACLASNGGTKSSCKGKYGGEWFTRGCPSRFGFLALVGLGLYIISYAPGMGTLPWVINSEIYPLRYRGFCGGIAAVANWVSNLIVSMTFLSLTQALGSAYTFLLFCAFAFLGLVFVYFNVPETKGLKFEEVEKLLERGFKPWPFNKASDGERNSLEMKPVK; this is encoded by the exons ATGGGGGAGGGAGCGGTTCACAAAGCTGAAGGAACAGAGTACATGGAGTGCTTAACAacaacatggaaacagcctttTATCATGCGCCTTGCGTTGTCTGCTGGCATTGGAGGTCTTCTCTTTGGCTATGACACAG GAGTAATCTCTGGTGCACTTCTTTATATTCGAGATGACTTTCCAACTGTTGACAAGAAAACAGTTTTACAG GAAGTAATCGTGAGCATGGCAGTAGCAGGAGCAATATTTGGTGCTGCAATTGGTGGATGGATGAATGATAGGTTTGGAAGAAAAATGTCAATTTTGGGAGCAGACATTTTGTTCTTTATTGGTGCAATAGTCATGGCTTTTGCACCTGGTCCTGGAGTCATAATCGTGGGAAGAATTTTTGTTGGGTTGGGAGTTGGAATGGCCTCCATGACTGCACCTCTTTACATTTCAGAAGCTTCTCCTGCTAGAATTAGAGGGGCTCTTGTTAGCATGAATGGTTTGTTGATTACTGGAGGACAATTTTTGTCATACCTTATAAATCTCGCCTTCACAAGG GTCGATGGAACTTGGCGTTGGATGCTTGGAGTGGCAGGACTTCCAGCTTTGGTTCAATTTGTATTGATGTTGTCCCTTCCAGAGTCCCCTAGGTGGCTTTACAGAAAG aacaaaaaagAGGAAGCCATAGACATTTTGAGGAAACTATATCCTGAAGACGAAGTTGACAATGAAGTGGAGGCATTACGAGCATCTATTGAAAATGAAATAGCTCAGGAGAGCAGCATTGGTGATGGTAACCTATTCAGTAAAATTGGTCAAGCATGGGGTAATGTGGTTGTCCGTAGAGGGCTTATTGCTGGTGTTGGGTTGCAAGTGGCTCAACAGTTTGTTGGAATCAACAGTGTCATGTATTATAGTCCCACCATAGTTCAATTGGCTGGATATGCTTCCAATAAGACAGCTCTGGctctctctcttattacttCCGGTCTCAATGCTGTGGGTACCATTATTAGTATATTCTTTGTAGATAGAACTGGGAGGAGGAAGTTGTTGCTTCTCAGTTTGTTTGGAATCATTTTTTGGCTCCTCGTGCTATTTGCTGTGTTCAATTTAGCTGCTACCCATGCTCCTACAGTTAATAAGTTAGATTCGACTACCAAATTTGGTGCAAATAGTACATGTCCGAACTACCTTACAGCCTCAGATGCATCAACTTGGAATTGTATGACTTGCTTGAAAGGATCTACAGACTGCGCATTCTGTGCTAGCGGAGGCAATCAT CTTCAACCTGGTGCATGTTTGGCTTCAAACGGTGGAACAAAGAGTTCATGCAAAGGCAAATATGGTGGTGAATGGTTCACAAGAGGATGTCCAAGCAGATTTGGATTCTTGGCATTAGTGGGCTTGGGGCTCTATATTATCAGTTATGCACCTGGGATGGGAACTCTCCCTTGGGTTATAAACTCAGAGATATACCCATTGAGATATAGAGGATTTTGCGGAGGCATTGCCGCTGTTGCTAACTGGGTGTCAAACCTCATCGTTAGTATGACATTCTTGTCTTTAACTCAAGCTCTAGGCTCGGCCTACACGTTTCTCCTATTTTGTGCTTTTGCTTTCTTGGGTCTAGTGTTCGTCTACTTCAATGTACCAGAGACCAAAGGTCTGAAATTTGAGGAGGTCGAGAAATTGCTAGAGAGAGGTTTCAAGCCTTGGCCTTTCAACAAAGCATCAGATGGAGAAAGAAACTCACTTGAGATGAAACCAGTCAAGTGA